In the genome of Phragmites australis chromosome 9, lpPhrAust1.1, whole genome shotgun sequence, the window gctttgtgcttctagacggcaaggcgtcgcccgtagagcacccaatctttgtggagtgccacgggaagtttgtaatcgatttcaaattgagtaaggaaattctagcttgatctttgtggtcgctagaagaggatagggttgaaaaagacccggctctttgtgagctcctcaacggagacgtaggcgcttctttgtgaggtggccaaacTCCGGGACAATCCCTTGTGTtctcatttgtgcaatttacttaattgtgtagctttgacaatttacatataaattgtcttagtgatcatcttgctagtatttattgttgtttaagctttgtgatatctagtagacttaggatcacctttagattctagcaGCTCGCATTAATTCTTAGTTATTCTTGaaatcctgtatagaccggagactccggactagaccggatactccggactgaccagagtatccgaccttcaccggagtatccggcagctTTTAATCtgctgtttagttttaattttcagaaaagcctattcaccccccccccctctaggcactttcaatgaTACCATGCAAAGAAGCAAATCCGTGTTTACCTCATCAAACCTATCGTTAAGCTCTCGAAATTGTCTATCAATGACACTTAAAAACATGTCTACATGAAAACGATGGAGATTCTTGACTTTTAGAAAGAACCTCTTGTCTCTTTCAACATGCATGTAGAAACCATCTATGCTAGCAACTTTGATGCCATGCTTCACACAAAAAGAAGTgacttctttaaaaaaaagttttccAACCATCATCCTCTCGCAACAACTGTAATTGAGTTTTTGTCATATAAATGAAATCAATTGTATTAAAAATATCTTGATCCCTCTTTTGCAAAGCATTACTTAAGTCATATGTGTAGCAAAATATAGTTAGCAACAAGTGTGCCATGAAAACAAACTTGAATGACTTAAATGTTGTCAATATAGTTTGAGCTTGTATAGCCTATGTGCATTGAGAGCTATCTTTTCCCAACCTTTATGAGAACACTCCGAATCGAAGGATACAAAGTAATAACATGCATACCAGTTTTATAGTGGGATCCCCAACGAGTATCTCCTGACCTACTCAATCCCATCTCTTGATTCAAACCCTTTCTAGTTTCAACGTCACCCAATTCTAATTCATCTATATTTCTTTGAGCTTGAGCTACTCGAAGTATTTGTGTCTTTTTACAAGAATTCCCAATAACAGTCAACAAATATTTGAGTTGCCCaaagaaccaaacacaatcAGGATTTTCCTTAGCAACAACCACAAGGGTTAATTGTAATTGATGTGCAAAGCAATGAACATAATAAGCAGAATGACTCTCATCTATAATTAGTTTCTTTAGACCATTAACATGATCCTTCATATTACTAGCTCCATCATATCGCTAACCACGAACTATATATAAGCTCAATGAATGTTCTATAAGCAAGGACTCAATTGCCCATTTAAGTGTCAAAGTGGTAGTGTTTTCAACATGGACGACACCAAGAAACCTCTCAACTACCCTTCCTGTTCTGTCAACATAATGCAAACAAAGAGCTAGTTGTTCTTTTTGGTACACATCACTAGACTCATCAGCAAGTACTGCAAAATATTCATTACCAAGGTCTTACATGATAAGCCTAGTAGTTTCTTTAGCACAACAATTGATGATATCTTTCTGAATTTTTGGAACAATGACTTGATAATTCTTTGGAGCATTCTTTAGAACCACCTTATTAACTTCTTCAAAAATTTCTGATAGCCACTTTAAAAGTTCAAGAAAATTCCCTCTATTAAGTAAATCTTCACTTTCATCATGTCCACAACAAGCCAAGCCTTGACGTAAAAGAAACTTCAAGCACTGAAGTGAATAAGTAAAATGACATTTATACAAAGCCTTCTCTTGTGTGGTGTTGGAAGCAAAAGACTCGACAATAGATGATTTTGGTTTAATGAACAAATTATATTTCTTTAGAGCTTCACTATGGTAACTAGTAATGCCACCAGCATGTTTGTCAATCCTCTTCGTCATGTGCCAATTTCTAAATCCCTCATTTAAGAAAGCATCTCCACCAGGACAATTAATTTGATCCTTGAACAAATAACAAACATAGCAGAAAGCATCATCTTTTTCCACACTATACTCAAACCAATTATATTCATCAAACCAATGAAGTATGAAGCGACACATACCTCCAATATCTCTTCGAGGAAAATCATGGCCCCATGGTTGACATGACCGCATTGCAATGTATCTCCTTCTCACTGAATCTCATTCATTGACATCATAACTTGTGATGGGAGCCCTCTTTCCAGGATCATGCAGGAGCAAATCAATATCATAAATAGCTTCGCCAATTTCTTCATTTGATAGATGACAATGGCCAGCAAGGTTCTATGCTTGCTTTGTCACTCTCAGGTTCTGCACTTGCCACCTCAGGTTCTGCATTGGAATTGAGCAGCAACCGATGATTGTCAACAGGCTGCGCTGTAGCCGGAGTTGAGGAGGAAGATACCTTCTGTGCCTTACACGCTCTTTCCCACTAAGTTTTCAAATTGatcattttttcttcttcattgttcAAGGTTCTGCAATCTACATTGCAAAAATACACACGTTACATAGAAACTTCAGCACCGACAACTGGCGACCTTAGCAAAACTTGACTGGTCTTTATGGTTCTAGAATCCAAAAAGGTTACATAGAAATGAATCCAAAGTTGCCATCTGACTATAAACTGTTGAACTTTTAGCAAAAAAAAGTGAAGATGCCAGCGGTTCTAAAAGCCATTGAAATTTTAGCACAAAAGTAAGCTATCTGATTGAATAGACTTTCATCTCTCATGTATTCAGATGAACCGAACAAAATTACAAACATTAGAGTGGAAAATTTAAGAGCGTATTGGCGCTAAATTTGCCTTGTAGAAGTTTTTCCTCCTGAAAATTGGGGATTAGAGAATGGGGAATTGCCGAATTGGGGATCAAATCATCTCACCTTTCGACTTGGGAGTCTGTCCTAGCGTCTAGCCGCCTGCCTGCCGCGTGCGCCCTCGTCGTACTGCCCCGCCTGGACGGGTCACGACTGGACGCCTAGTCCTGCTACCGCCCACCCGCCAGCGTCGCCCAAATGCCGCCCGCCGGCGGCCGTCCGCTACTCGGTTGGTCCTGCCGTCGCCCGCCGGCACCACGCGTCCCTGTGGGCTACGGGCCTACGGCCCCTCCTAGCCGCCTACCACCGCCGTTGTCACCCGTCGGCCCCTCTAAACCCTAGCCATAGGGGCAGGGTGCGGGCCGCTTCGCCAGAGGAGACAGTCATGATCGATGCGAGATGAGCTCACGGTCTGGTGAAGGCAGGACTGCAGGAAGAAAGCCAACGATCCAACATGTCATGAGCAGTTCGACCTCTTGGGCTCATGGCATGTGGGCTGATCGGGCAAGCCGGTTGGATGAGATTGAGTCCCATctgagtgtatatatatatacttgatttttttgtaaaaataataggtCAGAGCAGTGCCATCTGACGCTGCTCACGACTGCCATGTTAGCAGGGTGTTCCACGAACCTGGCACACCGTAGACCACCCACTGGACCCTTTGAACATTGAGTAGTTCAACATTGGTTTTACCATGGCCCAACCTGTCATTCTCCCAGCCATTTTTAGatttttccaaaatatttatTAAATCTGATAATCCTTTTCCAGAGAATATTTGGGGGAATATATCCCCTTTTCAATTTCTGGAATTAATCTTCTGGCAATTCTTCTGAGAGTTCCATttgaactccgattttgatgattttttaccctaaaattcatctaaattcaagatctatccaaccacaTCAGTTTTATAATTTCTAGAGTTCATTTGAATCTATTTGGATTTGAGTTGATTTTGTCATAAGCTATAAATAACCTTTTAGCTGATActagaaatagttttaaaagtaGGTGAATCTGATTAATCATGTTTTAGGctataaatgtatttttagtagaaataaaataataatttaattaGTGTAGTTAATAAATAAAAGCCCAATCATTAGGTATAAATGCTAGATAGTTGCATATAATAAGGAACGTTATTTGAGACACCTGGCACATAGAAGTATACCGGCACAAATGCGCATATCTATACCTAGAGAACCCTAGTAACCAGTTAACTAGTAAATCATATCAAATTAGTTATAATGATTTGATCATGTTTTCTCTTTAGGATCACATAATAGTGTAGAATAATAATTTGATGTGATTTTTTATTGATAGAAACACTTATAGTCTTTGTACTTTAGATTCACATAGTAAGTAGATATCAGGAGAAATCTGCAAGAGATGTTTGTGGAAGATGTGATCCATAATTCAGTGTTTGCTACAGTCAAACATGATTCCTGGAGGGGTACCAACCTAACTCATAAAAGAAATGatggcttgttttttttttttgtaaatctTTCTACGATTGTCTCCATGCCAACTAACTATTTCCATGGGTAGTTCTCCTGAAAAGGTGAAGTAGTACCAATACAGACACATCTAGGGTAAAATACTTTTACAACATAACGAGCATGTCCTCCATTAGTGAAGTACAAAAGCACAAACAGCCCAAAGTTCAAGCATGAAAGGCGTGAAAAGGTAAAGCTACAGTTCTTTTTTTGAACGTGATAAAACTACAGTACTTACAACTGAATAGAAGTATTACGTCATGAGATACATACAACAGCCACAGTTGCCACTCCTCGAAGATGCTCATCTCATGTCACTCGATAGTCTATCTTACTGGGCACAAGCTGATACGCTCTAGCCAATTTCCCTTCACCAGAATCCATCGACTGCAAAGACCAAGCTGTACCATTATTCCTCTCGGCCCTCAACCTCAGCACCAGCATGACCAAAGCCGCAAACAACCCTGCAAAGACAAAACCACAAAGCAGAGAGCGAGTAGTTGTAGGTCCGAGTGTGTGTGAGGTGTGAGTGGGTGTGTGTTTGGTGATGAGTGCGCGCGCGTGTATATAAACATATATGACAGCGGTATCCAGTAgaggtgttaaaaaaaaaacagcaggGAGCGAGTAAATTCCCCAATCCCCTTACTCATATCATACTCCATGTCTATAGCAACTGGGAAGTCCCCATCCATACCGCCACTTGTCTTGTTCATGCTCATCATCTCCAATGCATTTAGGATACCGCTTACTTCATCTGATCGGCTCTTCTTCGAGCCACCAATGGCCAATTTCAGCATGCCCTCATCCTCCGCATCCACAACAAAGTCAATGTAATAAGGACAGGCCAAGAACCGGAAAGATCGAAATCCTTGACTGCAAGATGACCATTGACATAGATATTGAAGTAGATCTCATACAATGCCTTTGCTGACAGTGTCACTGTGTCACAGAAGTGCATACGCACGAGGTACCGGCTGCCAGCAGGCACGGGGAAACCCCAAGTCACATCACATTGCCCCCTGACCTCGCCGACCTTGCTGAGTTGTAGACATCATCGATCGGGAGCCTCCACTCCGCTAATCTGTCTATTTCAGAGGCTGTTTATTACTACCCTAAGTAAGCGAGCTGTATGTTCCCTTTATATATGTAGTCTCATACTCGACCAAATCAACGAACGGTCAACTGATAAAGATAAGGAAATCACTATCTAATTGAAGAGCTCGTTGGCAGAATACCGAACGATCGGCGAACACAGAATTTGACCAGCAACAGTGATGCAGACTAACGATGATCGAACACACGTTGCAGCCGAGACGTCTCTCATAAGAATGCATGTCTCTTTCGAGGCCCCCAGAGAATTTTGCAAGCCTACAATGTTCAGCTCATTACTTTGTACAATACAACATTTGGCTGCGTGTGACCActtgagaagaagaaaatgccGATGTTTCGTTCCCTTGCGATTGGCCAGTCGTACATGCTGAAGAGCACCTCTGAAAGATCAATCAATCATTTGTCAAGTTATTTTGGTCGTATGCACACTTGCAACGAGCATGACTCTTCATGACACAGAGATCTGGCTGGGACAGCAAGTTTGCAGCATTTCGCGGCAGATTATCACACTCCATGCGAGTTCAGCAACGATTCTGAATTTTTTCGGCTGCTGTAACATTCATGGCCTTCAGAGGATTCAGAGAACGGTTAAGTGTCTCTCTATCTAACTAAGCGCTAGTACAGTAGCACGCGACTAAGACTGCACAACCGGTGCACCAGCAGCTCATCGTCCCTCGCCGCTGCTCAGCTGGGAGAACACCTCGCTGTTGGCGACGCCCACGCTTGTCACGGCCGTATCGTCCGCCTCGTCCATCGTCAAGAAGCTCGTCGACGACGGCATCCACCGCGGCACGACCACGTCCTCGGGGAACTGCGTAGCCGCGGCGCCGCTGTCCTCGAACGCGTCCCGCCTCACGTGCGTCTCCTGCAGCTGCAGGCAGTACTCCAAGTTCCACAGCACGTCGCTCATGGACGGCCGGTCCAGGCCGTAGTCCGCCAGGCACTTCTCCGCGGTCTCCGCGAACTTGCGCAGCGAGTTCTCGTTCACCTGCCCGATGATCCTCGGGTCGGCTATCTTGTCGAGCTGCCCCTTCTGCTGCCACTTCACGGCCCACTCAGCGAGGTTGATCTGGTCGCGGTCCAGGCCCTGGTCGATCACCGGCCGCGCGCAGAGCGCCTCGAACAGCACGACGCCGAAGGAGTACACGTCCGATTTGTCCGTCAGCTGCTGCGTCTTGAAGTACTGCGGGTCCAGGTACCCGAAGCTGCCCTTCACCGCCGTGCTCACGTGCGTCTCCCCGAACGACGGGCCTATGCGCGACAGCCCGAAGTCGGCCACCTTGGCGATGAAGCCGTCGCCGAGGAGGATGTTGGTCGACTTCACGTCGCGGTGGATGATGTTCTCGGAGTAGCCGGTGTGTAGGTAGTGCAGGCCCCGCGCCGCGCCGATGCAAATCTCCAGCCGCTGCTTCCACGATAGCGGCGGCTCCTCGGAGCCGTACAGGTGGCTCCGCAGCGTtcccttctccatgtactcgtAGACGAGTATCATCTCCGCCTGCTCGTTGCAGTAGCCGATCAGCGACACGAGGTGCCGGTGCCGGATGCGGGACAGCACGACGATCTCCGTCTGGAACTCCGGGAGCCCCTGCTTCGAGGCGCGCATGGCGCGCTTCACCGCGATGCGGGTGCCGTCGCGGAGCACACCCCGGTACACGTTGCCGAACCCACCGACGCCGATCAGGTTGCGCTCGTGGAAGTTGTCCGTGGCAGCCTTGATGTCCGCCAGCGGGATGTGGAGCTGCGTGCTGACCCTCTGCATCGCGTCGGTCGTACCTTCGCCGGACCGGCTCGATTGTTCAATCCAGCCAGAGCCGTTCTGCAGGTACGGCGACCATGGCATCTGCGtgctctccttctcctccagcGTGGGTCGCGGCACCCACCTTCTCCTCCGCAGCACGACGAACAAGCAGAGCACCAAGCATGCAAGAACAGAGGCACCGAGCACGGCCGAGAGCGTGATCATCAATATTCTCTTCATCCCAGCACGTGACCCGGCCGGGCTCAAATCGGTGCGTCGTAGCTTCATGATCTCCAGCCCATTCAGAATGCCGCCTTCACCCGGGCTGCTCTTCGCTGACATGCCGATGCTGACGGTGAGGTTCCCGGCGATCGGTGCCGTGGCCGCGTAGTCCATGTAAAAGGCCTGGTTCGACTGCGTCTCAATTTGTTTGGGCGCGAGGTCCTGTGTACCAACATCTCTCGCGATAAAGACGTCGAACATGATGCCGACTCCGACGACGGAGCTCAGCAGCTCGTAGTCGCAGAAGTGGAGGCGGACGAGGTAGTCGGACCGCGGTTCCGCCGGGAAGGTCCACGTCAAGTTGAAAGGCCCCGGTGTCATGGCCGTTGTCTCGGCCGACGCGTTCGTCGCGCGCTGCGTCTTGTAGACGATGTCCGGCGCCACCTCCCTGGTGTAACCGACCAACGGGTCGTAGAAGATTGGGCTGAGCGTTGAGTTCACCACCGAGAGCCCCGCGGGGCCGTAGAGGTAGGGGTCGTCGGGGAGCCATGTCCGCCAGAGCGTGTCGTTCTCCTGGGTCACCTTGGGGCCGCCCACGTTGAGGCGGTACACCGTCTCCAGCGCCTGCTGCTGCCACAAGGATATGTTGTTGCCCTCGCTCACCGTGGCGCCCACC includes:
- the LOC133929291 gene encoding probable receptor-like protein kinase At5g24010, which codes for MAILVILLVIPFLPSTALAAFSPAFSFFLACGAASNVSFPLDAPARTFTPDAPFLTSSRVPAATNANSNPASPLYAAARASSSAFAYGLSLPASASQTAFLVLRLHFFPFAASQSSVSISSARFTVSVFEAYTVLSSFTPPSAGTVKEFFVPAGGSGDFRITFTPATGSAAFVNAVELFPAPAELLWNQTVTPVGATVSEGNNISLWQQQALETVYRLNVGGPKVTQENDTLWRTWLPDDPYLYGPAGLSVVNSTLSPIFYDPLVGYTREVAPDIVYKTQRATNASAETTAMTPGPFNLTWTFPAEPRSDYLVRLHFCDYELLSSVVGVGIMFDVFIARDVGTQDLAPKQIETQSNQAFYMDYAATAPIAGNLTVSIGMSAKSSPGEGGILNGLEIMKLRRTDLSPAGSRAGMKRILMITLSAVLGASVLACLVLCLFVVLRRRRWVPRPTLEEKESTQMPWSPYLQNGSGWIEQSSRSGEGTTDAMQRVSTQLHIPLADIKAATDNFHERNLIGVGGFGNVYRGVLRDGTRIAVKRAMRASKQGLPEFQTEIVVLSRIRHRHLVSLIGYCNEQAEMILVYEYMEKGTLRSHLYGSEEPPLSWKQRLEICIGAARGLHYLHTGYSENIIHRDVKSTNILLGDGFIAKVADFGLSRIGPSFGETHVSTAVKGSFGYLDPQYFKTQQLTDKSDVYSFGVVLFEALCARPVIDQGLDRDQINLAEWAVKWQQKGQLDKIADPRIIGQVNENSLRKFAETAEKCLADYGLDRPSMSDVLWNLEYCLQLQETHVRRDAFEDSGAAATQFPEDVVVPRWMPSSTSFLTMDEADDTAVTSVGVANSEVFSQLSSGEGR